A genomic region of Stenotrophomonas sp. NA06056 contains the following coding sequences:
- a CDS encoding phosphopantetheine-binding protein, translating to MNATTETLTLERMRTDVARVLDCQAADIGDDDNLIDLDLDSMRMLGLVLAWGNTGLPLEFSQLAEHTTLRQWWAMVQQLQAAQTA from the coding sequence ATGAACGCGACGACCGAAACCTTGACCCTGGAGCGCATGCGTACCGACGTCGCCCGCGTACTGGACTGCCAGGCGGCCGACATCGGCGACGATGACAACCTGATCGATCTGGACCTGGATTCGATGCGCATGCTGGGGCTGGTGCTGGCCTGGGGCAATACCGGGCTGCCACTGGAGTTCTCGCAGCTGGCCGAACACACCACGCTGCGCCAGTGGTGGGCCATGGTGCAGCAGCTGCAGGCCGCGCAGACGGCATGA
- a CDS encoding isochorismatase family protein, giving the protein MALPRIAPYSLPTAAELPQARGNWRPQRDRVVLLVHDMQRYFLAAFDAGNAPLRPAVDNIARLLGHCRTHGIPVFYTAQHGDQDRRDRGLQADLWGPGMGRRADHEPIIDALAPAAGEHVLVKHRYSAFQRSNLETLMRVRGRDQLLITGVYAHIGCTATAVEAFQRDIETFIAADAVADFSRADHDQALHWIARTCGVPMTTDQLLEAL; this is encoded by the coding sequence ATGGCGCTGCCCCGTATTGCCCCGTATTCCCTTCCGACCGCCGCGGAACTGCCGCAGGCGCGCGGTAACTGGCGTCCCCAGCGTGATCGTGTTGTCTTGCTGGTGCACGACATGCAGCGCTACTTCCTCGCCGCCTTCGATGCGGGCAACGCGCCGCTGCGTCCGGCGGTGGACAACATCGCGCGTCTGCTGGGGCATTGCCGTACGCACGGCATTCCGGTGTTCTACACCGCCCAGCACGGTGACCAGGACCGGCGTGACCGCGGCCTGCAGGCAGACCTGTGGGGCCCGGGCATGGGCCGGCGTGCCGACCATGAGCCGATCATCGACGCGCTGGCACCGGCGGCGGGTGAGCATGTGCTGGTCAAGCACCGCTACAGCGCATTCCAGCGCAGCAACCTGGAGACGCTGATGCGCGTGCGTGGCCGCGACCAGCTGCTGATCACCGGCGTCTACGCGCACATCGGATGCACCGCTACGGCGGTCGAAGCGTTCCAGCGCGACATCGAAACCTTCATCGCCGCCGATGCCGTGGCGGACTTCTCGCGTGCCGACCATGATCAGGCACTGCACTGGATCGCCCGCACCTGCGGCGTACCGATGACCACCGACCAGCTGCTGGAAGCATTGTGA
- a CDS encoding non-ribosomal peptide synthetase, with protein MNGSPLPLTEAQAGLWFAQRLAPENPAFNTAHAVWIEGPLDVAAFTAAANQAAAEAEALALRFAETEDGQPVQWHEPTRVPSLQLRDVSAAADPQQAARAAMQADRSSAVDPTRDRLSQQVLFNLGGQRWAWYLRVHHLATDGYGMALFSDRVCALYAGRTGSALPALAGVLADDASYRSDARRDADRQWWLQALQGAPASTGLAGTAAASDDAVRWVQPVDPALRERLLQVSASWLQPWPDVLAALAAEYVRRMSASEEVVLGMPYMARLGSVAARVPAMVMNVLPLRVAGGDESVEEFCRRIGRQLSQGRKHGRYRGEQLRRDLGLVGAQHRLHGPLINVQPFYKPLALPGVQASLEVLSTGPVDDLTLGFRGDGQTLLDLEIEANPALYGLHDVKAHTRRLLHFVSAALQAEHIAAVPLATPEESKQVVQGFNATTHPLPDTTLVELLQQGMDRDPSAPALVFGDTTLDHATLEARSFALAAQLRSLGVGPGTVVAVAMPRSLELVVALLAVLRAGGAYLPLDLAHPAERLARILASAQPVCVLAEAGVQSRLADVPVLSPDQWTDLSFAAPWPGPMGDDAAYVIYTSGSTGEPKGVVIEHRAIVNRLLWMREHYGIGADDRILQKTPATFDVSVWEFFLPLLCGATLVLAGPDAHRDPTELARLIREHGITTAHFVPSMLDAFLAAPASRDLQLRRVFTSGEALDAALRDRFHARMHAELHNLYGPTEAAVDVSWWPASADDRSRPVPIGFPVWNTRLYVLDARMQPVPVGVAGDLYLGGVQLARGYLGRDDLTAERFLADPFLPAERIYRTGDVARWRADGAVEYLGRSDHQVKLRGLRIELGEIEAALRELPGMDRVEVLLRDDLPGEARLVAYVPSTQDDAALLRSHLLTRVPDYMVPSAFVGVDHWPVTSNGKLDRAALPKPSQQEIAGQAPRTPLEQELAGLFAQALGRESPVAVDVDFFSLGGDSLSAVHLLLAIEQRWRCELGLGALFAQPTVAALAARIAEPPVRADHALGPVIALSASDEPTVAPLFVLHPAGGIAWNYRALARALRPTRAVYGLQSPALDATQPLPGSIEAMANDYVQRVITLQPQGPVHLLGWSVGGILAQAMAVRLHDIGREVGELVLLDAYPSECWRAEPEPDPIAALRALLAIAGHDPDAHPELDDRARILAFLRRGGSALGSLPEVVLDGVVRAVTGTNRLIREHQHRPFVGTLAHVRAGRDHQARPQLQSALWKAHALQVDAIELPFLHAELTGRDAVAQLAPWLSARLQQWDRQQENATCS; from the coding sequence ATGAACGGATCGCCGCTGCCGCTGACCGAGGCGCAGGCCGGGCTGTGGTTTGCCCAGCGGCTGGCCCCCGAAAATCCTGCATTCAACACCGCGCACGCGGTGTGGATCGAGGGTCCGTTGGATGTGGCAGCGTTCACTGCTGCCGCCAACCAGGCCGCCGCCGAGGCCGAAGCGCTGGCACTGCGTTTCGCCGAGACCGAGGACGGCCAGCCCGTGCAATGGCACGAACCCACACGGGTGCCATCACTACAGCTGCGCGATGTCTCCGCGGCGGCCGATCCACAGCAGGCGGCGCGCGCTGCGATGCAGGCTGATCGCTCCAGCGCGGTCGATCCCACCCGCGACCGACTGAGCCAGCAGGTGCTGTTCAACCTGGGTGGCCAGCGCTGGGCCTGGTACCTGCGCGTGCATCACCTGGCTACCGATGGCTACGGCATGGCGTTGTTCAGCGACCGCGTCTGCGCCCTGTACGCGGGCCGCACGGGTAGCGCGTTGCCTGCGCTGGCGGGCGTGCTGGCCGACGATGCCAGCTACCGCAGCGATGCGCGCCGAGACGCCGACAGGCAGTGGTGGCTGCAGGCACTGCAGGGCGCGCCGGCCTCCACCGGCCTTGCCGGCACCGCCGCTGCCAGTGACGATGCCGTGCGCTGGGTACAGCCGGTGGACCCCGCCTTGCGCGAGCGACTGCTGCAGGTTTCGGCGTCGTGGCTGCAGCCGTGGCCGGATGTGCTCGCCGCATTGGCCGCCGAGTATGTGCGCCGCATGAGCGCGTCCGAGGAAGTCGTGCTCGGCATGCCCTACATGGCGCGCCTGGGCAGCGTTGCGGCGCGGGTGCCGGCGATGGTGATGAACGTGCTGCCGCTGCGGGTGGCGGGCGGCGATGAGAGCGTCGAGGAATTCTGCCGGCGCATCGGGCGCCAGCTGAGCCAGGGCCGTAAGCATGGCCGTTACCGTGGCGAGCAGTTGCGTCGTGACCTCGGGCTGGTCGGTGCACAGCATCGCCTGCATGGGCCGTTGATCAACGTGCAACCCTTCTACAAGCCGCTGGCGCTGCCGGGTGTGCAGGCCTCGCTTGAGGTGCTGAGTACCGGTCCGGTCGACGATCTGACACTGGGCTTCCGCGGCGATGGACAGACCCTGCTGGATCTGGAGATTGAAGCGAACCCTGCGCTGTACGGTCTGCACGACGTGAAGGCGCATACCCGGCGGTTGCTGCATTTCGTGTCGGCGGCGCTGCAGGCCGAACACATCGCGGCGGTGCCGCTGGCCACGCCGGAAGAATCGAAGCAGGTCGTGCAGGGCTTCAATGCCACCACGCATCCGCTGCCTGACACCACCCTGGTCGAACTGCTGCAGCAGGGCATGGACCGTGATCCGTCGGCACCGGCGCTGGTGTTCGGCGATACGACGCTGGACCACGCCACGCTGGAGGCGCGCAGCTTCGCCCTGGCCGCGCAGCTGCGCTCGCTGGGCGTTGGTCCCGGCACCGTTGTCGCCGTAGCGATGCCGCGTTCGCTGGAGCTGGTGGTGGCGCTGCTGGCGGTACTGCGCGCAGGCGGCGCGTACCTGCCACTGGACCTTGCCCATCCGGCTGAACGCCTGGCGCGCATCCTGGCATCCGCGCAACCGGTCTGTGTGCTGGCAGAGGCCGGCGTGCAATCCCGGTTGGCAGACGTACCGGTGCTGTCGCCGGATCAATGGACCGATCTGAGCTTCGCCGCACCGTGGCCGGGCCCGATGGGCGACGATGCGGCCTATGTGATCTATACCTCCGGTTCGACAGGCGAGCCCAAGGGCGTGGTGATCGAGCACCGCGCCATCGTCAATCGCCTGCTGTGGATGCGCGAGCACTATGGCATCGGTGCCGACGACCGGATTCTGCAGAAGACCCCGGCGACCTTCGACGTATCGGTCTGGGAGTTCTTCCTGCCGCTGCTGTGCGGCGCGACGCTGGTGCTGGCAGGGCCGGACGCACACCGCGACCCGACCGAGCTGGCGCGATTGATCCGCGAGCATGGCATCACCACCGCTCACTTCGTGCCGTCGATGCTGGACGCGTTCCTGGCGGCACCGGCTTCCCGGGACCTGCAGCTGCGGCGCGTGTTCACCAGTGGCGAGGCGCTGGATGCCGCCCTGCGTGATCGCTTCCACGCGAGAATGCACGCCGAACTGCACAACCTGTACGGGCCGACCGAAGCTGCTGTGGATGTGAGCTGGTGGCCGGCGTCGGCCGATGACCGCTCGCGCCCGGTGCCGATCGGTTTTCCGGTCTGGAACACCCGCCTGTATGTGCTTGACGCACGGATGCAGCCCGTGCCGGTGGGCGTGGCAGGTGACCTTTACCTCGGCGGTGTGCAGTTGGCGCGCGGCTATCTCGGCCGCGACGATCTGACTGCCGAGCGCTTTCTGGCCGATCCGTTCCTGCCGGCGGAGCGCATCTATCGTACTGGCGACGTGGCGCGCTGGCGGGCCGACGGTGCTGTCGAATACCTCGGGCGCAGCGACCACCAGGTGAAGCTGCGCGGCCTGCGCATCGAGCTTGGCGAGATCGAAGCGGCATTGCGCGAGCTGCCTGGCATGGACCGGGTGGAAGTGCTGTTGCGCGATGATCTTCCCGGCGAGGCACGACTGGTCGCCTATGTGCCGTCGACCCAGGACGATGCAGCGCTGCTGCGCAGTCATCTGCTGACGCGTGTGCCGGACTACATGGTGCCGTCTGCGTTCGTGGGCGTGGATCACTGGCCGGTGACGTCCAATGGCAAGCTGGACCGGGCCGCGCTGCCGAAGCCGTCGCAGCAGGAGATCGCTGGGCAGGCACCGCGCACGCCGCTGGAGCAGGAACTGGCCGGCCTGTTCGCGCAGGCGCTGGGGCGGGAATCGCCGGTGGCTGTCGATGTGGATTTCTTCAGTCTCGGTGGCGACTCGCTTTCGGCCGTGCACCTGCTGCTGGCCATCGAGCAGCGCTGGCGTTGCGAGCTGGGCCTCGGCGCGCTGTTCGCGCAGCCGACCGTTGCCGCGCTGGCGGCACGCATCGCCGAGCCGCCCGTACGTGCCGACCACGCGTTGGGGCCGGTGATTGCACTGTCTGCGTCCGACGAGCCAACTGTCGCGCCCTTGTTCGTGCTGCACCCGGCGGGCGGCATTGCATGGAACTATCGCGCGCTTGCGCGGGCGCTGCGGCCAACGCGCGCGGTGTACGGGCTGCAATCACCCGCGCTCGATGCCACGCAACCCCTGCCAGGCAGCATCGAGGCCATGGCCAATGACTATGTGCAGCGGGTGATCACCCTGCAGCCGCAGGGGCCGGTCCATCTGCTTGGCTGGTCGGTGGGCGGCATCCTCGCGCAGGCGATGGCCGTGCGCCTGCACGACATCGGGCGCGAGGTCGGTGAACTGGTGCTGCTCGATGCCTATCCCAGCGAATGCTGGCGTGCCGAACCGGAGCCCGACCCGATCGCGGCGCTCCGGGCGCTGTTGGCCATCGCGGGGCACGATCCTGACGCGCATCCCGAGCTGGACGACCGTGCGCGCATCCTCGCCTTCCTGCGGCGCGGCGGCAGCGCGCTGGGCAGCCTGCCCGAGGTGGTGCTAGACGGCGTGGTGCGGGCGGTGACCGGTACCAATCGACTGATCCGCGAACACCAGCACCGACCCTTCGTGGGAACGCTGGCGCATGTGCGCGCCGGACGTGATCATCAGGCACGGCCGCAGCTGCAGTCCGCGCTGTGGAAGGCCCATGCGTTGCAGGTGGATGCCATCGAGCTGCCGTTCCTGCACGCCGAACTGACCGGTCGCGATGCCGTGGCACAGCTGGCACCGTGGTTGTCGGCGCGCCTGCAGCAATGGGACAGGCAACAGGAGAATGCAACGTGCAGTTGA
- a CDS encoding 2,3-dihydro-2,3-dihydroxybenzoate dehydrogenase, with protein sequence MQLTGFEGNVALVTGAAGGIGAALVGQLLDAGCRVVATDRERPALVTDDGRVQAFALDVTDGAAVDALVDHVEATAGPIMLAASVAGVLHVGEVVDTSDADWRRVFAVNADGVFHVGRALARVMSPRRQGAIVTVSSNAGGVPRHGMAAYAASKAAATMFTRCLGLELAPQGIRCNIVAPGSTLTPMQTGMWEDEQGAARVIAGNPATYKAGIPLRKLATPEDIAQAVMFLLSEQAGHVAMSDLYVDGGATLRG encoded by the coding sequence GTGCAGTTGACGGGTTTTGAAGGCAATGTGGCGCTGGTGACCGGCGCAGCGGGAGGTATCGGCGCCGCATTGGTGGGGCAGCTGCTGGACGCAGGGTGCCGTGTGGTGGCAACCGATCGCGAGCGCCCCGCGCTGGTGACCGACGATGGGCGCGTGCAGGCCTTCGCACTGGACGTTACCGACGGCGCGGCTGTGGATGCCCTGGTCGATCATGTGGAAGCCACGGCGGGGCCGATCATGCTGGCGGCCAGCGTGGCCGGTGTGCTGCATGTCGGCGAGGTCGTGGACACCAGCGACGCGGATTGGCGCAGGGTGTTCGCGGTCAATGCCGACGGTGTGTTCCATGTCGGTCGCGCATTGGCGCGGGTGATGTCGCCGCGCAGGCAAGGTGCCATCGTGACTGTCAGCTCCAACGCGGGGGGCGTGCCACGGCACGGCATGGCCGCTTACGCGGCCTCGAAGGCGGCGGCGACGATGTTCACCCGATGCCTGGGGCTGGAGCTTGCGCCGCAGGGCATCCGCTGCAACATCGTTGCACCGGGCTCCACGCTGACCCCGATGCAGACCGGCATGTGGGAAGACGAGCAGGGCGCGGCACGGGTGATTGCCGGCAATCCAGCGACCTACAAGGCGGGCATTCCGTTGCGCAAGCTGGCCACGCCGGAGGACATCGCGCAGGCGGTGATGTTCCTGCTGTCCGAGCAGGCCGGGCACGTGGCGATGAGTGACCTGTACGTGGACGGTGGCGCCACGCTGCGCGGGTAG
- a CDS encoding isochorismate synthase: MNDSLMQGAWPEAASMLPEPTAEASLFLLRQADQQMHARGCRAPLPTGALATLAERVATFFAQQRGGPGLLVGAVPFEPRADDALYQPERLLPALPVQSQAAPALSGALTAEPSAQDYAAAVADAVSTMRAPNPALHKVVLARSLLAHTQQALSPEMLLARLGTDPSVATYAVPLPVDVGQAPAWLVGATPELLLRKRGAQVLSHPLAGSARRSADPAADERAAQALLASAKDHDEHRHVVEAIVDGLSPWCSHVEAQPRPVLHATASMWHLGTRIHATLKDAATSAATLLAELHPTPAVCGTPRLDALQRIRALEPVPRGFYAGAVGWLDAQGDGDWYVAIRCARLQGTQLRLYAGAGIVADSQPAAEVAETAAKFAALLNALGVQDPLPLIEVSA, from the coding sequence ATGAACGATTCCCTGATGCAGGGTGCGTGGCCGGAGGCTGCGTCGATGCTGCCGGAACCCACCGCTGAAGCCTCGCTGTTCCTGTTGCGGCAGGCCGATCAGCAGATGCATGCGCGGGGTTGCCGCGCACCGTTGCCGACGGGGGCGCTGGCGACACTGGCCGAGCGCGTGGCCACGTTCTTCGCGCAACAGCGCGGTGGCCCGGGCCTGCTGGTCGGCGCGGTGCCGTTCGAGCCACGCGCCGATGATGCGTTGTACCAGCCCGAACGGTTGCTGCCGGCGTTGCCCGTGCAGTCGCAGGCGGCACCGGCGCTGTCCGGCGCACTGACCGCCGAGCCGTCCGCACAGGACTACGCAGCGGCGGTGGCCGACGCGGTCAGCACCATGCGCGCGCCCAATCCGGCGCTGCACAAGGTGGTGCTGGCGCGCAGTCTGTTGGCGCACACACAGCAGGCGCTGTCGCCGGAAATGCTGCTGGCCCGCCTGGGTACCGATCCTTCGGTGGCGACCTACGCCGTGCCGCTGCCGGTGGACGTCGGCCAGGCACCGGCGTGGCTGGTGGGCGCAACGCCGGAGCTGCTGCTGCGCAAGCGCGGTGCGCAGGTACTGTCGCACCCGCTTGCCGGTTCGGCACGGCGCAGTGCTGATCCGGCGGCCGACGAGCGTGCCGCGCAGGCGTTGCTGGCATCGGCAAAGGATCACGACGAGCACCGCCATGTGGTTGAAGCCATCGTCGATGGCCTGTCGCCCTGGTGCAGCCACGTCGAGGCGCAGCCGCGCCCGGTGCTGCACGCTACCGCCAGCATGTGGCATCTGGGCACGCGCATCCACGCCACGCTGAAGGACGCTGCCACCTCGGCGGCGACACTGCTGGCCGAGCTGCATCCCACCCCGGCCGTCTGCGGTACACCGCGGCTGGACGCACTGCAGCGCATCCGTGCGCTGGAACCGGTACCACGTGGCTTCTACGCCGGCGCCGTGGGCTGGCTGGATGCACAGGGTGACGGCGACTGGTATGTGGCGATCCGTTGCGCGCGCCTGCAGGGCACCCAACTGCGACTGTATGCCGGTGCAGGCATCGTCGCCGACTCGCAGCCCGCCGCCGAGGTCGCCGAGACCGCCGCCAAATTCGCTGCGCTGTTGAACGCGCTGGGCGTGCAGGACCCGCTGCCCCTGATCGAGGTATCCGCATGA
- a CDS encoding MFS transporter gives MHARPVVPGLPALVLAALIGTMAMMSFVAVIGPVVRLLGLSEWHAGLSVTAAGVLWMLAARPWGQLSDRIGRKRVLVLAMSAYTLVYIALAVFIDVALQTIPPVLVSVLVLVGARGLVGLFYAAVPPTAAALIADQAPPGQRTKFLARLGSANALGMVLGPAAAGWLAYKNLPLALYVAALLPLLALGLLAWRLPSTPPMAAAESRRRVPLSRLDPRLRLPQMAAFVAMVSVTIAQVTVGFFAIDRLGLDAAEGARMAGIALTAVGVGLILAQGLVMKLDVHPRRWIILGALIAGIGFASVAAVQQAWQLPAAYALAAFGMGFVFPSFQALAADAVQSHEQGAAAGTVAAAQGLGMVAGPMLGTLLYRGGASLPYLLVGVLLLVLCVLAAAYRMKETP, from the coding sequence ATGCATGCACGTCCCGTGGTTCCCGGCTTGCCGGCGCTGGTGTTGGCTGCCCTGATCGGCACCATGGCGATGATGTCCTTCGTCGCCGTCATCGGCCCGGTGGTCCGCCTGCTGGGCCTGTCTGAATGGCATGCCGGTCTATCGGTCACGGCCGCGGGTGTGTTGTGGATGCTGGCCGCTCGCCCCTGGGGCCAGCTCAGCGATCGCATCGGCCGCAAGCGCGTGCTGGTGCTGGCCATGAGCGCCTACACGCTGGTCTACATCGCGTTGGCGGTGTTCATCGATGTCGCGCTGCAGACGATACCGCCGGTGCTGGTGTCGGTGCTGGTGCTGGTAGGCGCGCGTGGGCTGGTGGGCCTGTTCTATGCAGCAGTGCCGCCAACCGCCGCTGCGCTGATCGCAGACCAGGCCCCGCCCGGGCAACGCACCAAATTCCTGGCCCGGCTGGGCAGCGCCAATGCGCTGGGCATGGTGCTGGGCCCGGCTGCCGCCGGCTGGCTGGCCTACAAGAACCTGCCGCTGGCACTGTACGTGGCAGCACTGTTGCCGTTGCTCGCGCTGGGCCTGCTGGCGTGGCGCTTGCCTTCCACGCCACCGATGGCGGCCGCAGAAAGCCGCAGGCGCGTACCACTGTCGCGCCTCGACCCGCGCCTGCGCCTGCCGCAGATGGCGGCCTTCGTGGCGATGGTGTCGGTCACCATCGCCCAAGTCACGGTGGGCTTCTTCGCCATTGACCGCCTCGGTCTGGACGCAGCCGAAGGCGCGCGCATGGCCGGCATCGCCCTGACCGCGGTGGGCGTGGGCCTGATCCTCGCGCAGGGGCTGGTGATGAAGCTGGACGTGCATCCCCGGCGCTGGATCATCCTCGGCGCCCTGATTGCCGGTATCGGCTTCGCGTCGGTGGCCGCTGTGCAGCAGGCCTGGCAATTGCCAGCAGCGTACGCGCTGGCGGCATTCGGCATGGGCTTTGTGTTTCCCTCCTTCCAGGCATTGGCCGCCGATGCGGTGCAGTCGCACGAGCAGGGCGCGGCAGCCGGCACGGTCGCGGCGGCACAGGGCCTGGGCATGGTGGCCGGGCCGATGCTCGGCACCCTGTTGTATCGCGGTGGGGCCAGCCTGCCTTACCTGCTGGTCGGCGTACTGCTGCTGGTGTTGTGTGTGCTGGCCGCAGCGTATCGGATGAAGGAGACCCCATGA
- a CDS encoding AMP-binding protein, producing the protein MIPSAVDSRLPLQQQWPEALVARYRAAGHWRGETFPGFLRERAERHADDIAVVAGDVRLSYAQLWHEAGRIGAGLLALGLQPGERVLVQLGNTASFISTVCGLFRAGLVPVYALPAHRITELAHFARKAEASAYISTDVHEGFDHRGLARALQDEVPAVRHVLIDGEAAEFVALESLQGDRGQLPADPDPQSVAFLQISGGSTGLSKLIPRTHDDYIYSFRASNEICGIDRDSVYLVALPAAHNFPMSSPGFFGALYAGARVVLSPGPGPDAAFPLIAREQVTCCGLVPPLALLWAQAAATSKHDLSSLQVLQVGGAKLVPEAARRVIDGLGCTLQQVFGMAEGLVNYTRLDDPQELIVACQGRPISADDEVRVVDDHDNPVAEGEVGHLLTRGPYTIRGYHNDAAASARSFTDDGFYRTGDRVQQLPGGYLVVQGRAGDHINRAGEKISAEEIEDHLLAHGSVFDAAVVSIPDDYLGERSCAFVIQQGEVIKAPALKAWMRGRGLAAFKVPDQIVFVDSFDTTAVGKISRRELRAQLRARHLQQTGGTR; encoded by the coding sequence ATGATCCCGTCCGCCGTTGACTCCCGCCTGCCGCTGCAGCAGCAATGGCCTGAAGCGCTGGTCGCGCGCTATCGGGCTGCAGGTCATTGGCGTGGCGAGACCTTCCCCGGCTTCCTGCGCGAACGCGCCGAGCGCCATGCCGATGACATCGCAGTGGTGGCCGGCGATGTGCGGCTGAGCTATGCGCAGCTCTGGCATGAGGCCGGGCGCATCGGTGCCGGCCTGCTGGCGCTGGGCCTGCAGCCCGGTGAGCGCGTGCTGGTGCAGCTTGGCAACACCGCCAGTTTCATCAGTACCGTCTGCGGGCTGTTCCGCGCCGGGCTGGTGCCGGTATACGCGCTGCCGGCGCACCGCATCACCGAGCTGGCGCACTTTGCCCGCAAGGCCGAGGCCAGTGCCTACATCAGCACCGATGTACATGAGGGCTTCGACCATCGTGGCCTGGCGCGCGCGCTGCAGGATGAAGTGCCGGCGGTACGCCACGTGCTGATCGATGGCGAAGCGGCCGAGTTCGTCGCGCTGGAATCGCTGCAGGGCGACCGCGGCCAGCTGCCAGCCGACCCAGATCCGCAGTCGGTAGCGTTCCTGCAGATATCCGGTGGCAGCACCGGGCTGTCAAAGCTGATTCCGCGCACGCACGACGATTACATCTACTCGTTCCGCGCCAGCAACGAAATCTGTGGCATCGACCGCGACAGCGTGTACCTGGTCGCGCTGCCGGCGGCACACAACTTCCCGATGAGTTCGCCCGGCTTCTTCGGTGCGCTGTACGCCGGTGCCCGCGTGGTGCTCAGCCCGGGCCCGGGCCCGGATGCGGCATTCCCGTTGATCGCGCGCGAGCAGGTGACCTGCTGCGGCCTGGTACCGCCGCTGGCGCTGCTGTGGGCACAGGCGGCGGCGACCAGCAAGCACGATCTGTCCAGCCTGCAGGTCCTGCAGGTCGGTGGCGCGAAGCTGGTGCCGGAAGCCGCACGACGGGTCATCGATGGCCTGGGTTGCACGTTGCAGCAGGTGTTCGGCATGGCCGAAGGTCTGGTCAACTACACCCGGCTGGATGATCCGCAGGAACTGATCGTCGCCTGCCAAGGGCGGCCGATCAGTGCCGATGATGAAGTTCGCGTGGTCGATGACCACGATAATCCCGTTGCAGAAGGCGAGGTCGGCCATCTGCTCACGCGGGGCCCGTATACCATCCGCGGTTACCACAACGATGCGGCGGCGAGTGCACGCTCGTTCACCGACGATGGCTTTTATCGCACCGGTGACCGCGTGCAGCAGCTGCCCGGCGGCTACCTGGTGGTGCAGGGCCGTGCCGGCGACCACATCAACCGAGCGGGCGAGAAGATCTCTGCCGAGGAGATCGAAGACCATCTGCTGGCCCATGGCAGCGTGTTCGATGCCGCCGTGGTCTCCATTCCTGACGACTATCTGGGCGAGCGCAGCTGCGCCTTCGTGATCCAGCAGGGCGAGGTGATCAAGGCGCCGGCGCTGAAGGCCTGGATGCGTGGACGTGGCCTCGCCGCGTTCAAGGTGCCCGATCAGATTGTTTTCGTGGACAGCTTCGATACCACGGCGGTTGGCAAGATCAGCCGCCGCGAACTGCGTGCGCAACTGCGCGCGCGTCATCTGCAACAGACAGGAGGAACGCGCTGA